One Candidatus Dependentiae bacterium DNA window includes the following coding sequences:
- the sufC gene encoding Fe-S cluster assembly ATPase SufC, producing MLLVKNFSVAIQSSQILNNCNLQIEPGTVHVLVGPNGSGKSSLAASLMGHPLYEIVTGEVTFQGQDLLSLATHIKAQKGLYLSVQHPLEISGLQVLHFLKEISSIADRKTESISEFLIRVNPLLGLVGLPESILYRCVNVGFSGGEKKRFELLQMFLLKPRLAILDEIDSGVDVDGLKMIAQGILWYKEQNPEVSFLIVTHYRRILEYVKPDVVHLMIDGSIVQTGSSQLLDDIETKGYASYAKRSE from the coding sequence ATGTTGTTGGTTAAAAATTTTTCAGTAGCAATTCAAAGCTCTCAAATCTTAAATAATTGTAACTTACAAATAGAGCCTGGTACCGTTCATGTGCTTGTTGGTCCAAATGGTTCTGGAAAAAGTTCTTTGGCTGCAAGTTTAATGGGTCATCCATTGTATGAAATTGTCACAGGTGAAGTGACTTTTCAAGGGCAAGATTTGCTTTCTTTGGCAACTCATATCAAAGCGCAAAAAGGCTTATACCTTTCTGTGCAGCATCCTTTAGAAATTAGCGGTCTTCAAGTTCTTCATTTTTTAAAAGAAATTTCATCGATTGCAGATAGAAAAACTGAATCTATTTCTGAATTTTTAATTCGTGTAAATCCATTACTTGGATTGGTTGGATTGCCAGAATCTATTTTGTATAGATGTGTTAATGTTGGTTTTTCTGGTGGTGAAAAAAAACGGTTTGAGCTTTTGCAAATGTTTCTTTTAAAGCCAAGGCTTGCAATCTTAGATGAAATTGATTCTGGGGTTGATGTAGACGGTTTGAAAATGATAGCACAAGGCATTTTGTGGTATAAAGAGCAAAATCCTGAAGTCTCTTTTTTAATAGTAACTCACTATCGAAGAATTTTGGAATACGTTAAGCCAGATGTGGTTCATTTAATGATTGATGGAAGCATTGTTCAAACTGGTAGTAGCCAGCTGCTTGATGATATTGAAACAAAAGGATATGCATCCTATGCAAAAAGGTCTGAATAA